The Kineosporia corallincola region GCTGCGCGAGCGCACCCGTGGCACGAACAGCCTGGCGGCCGACCGGCTGCGGCTGCTGTCGGAGTCCGAGCCGGAACGCGCCTCGGGGCGCGACCCGGACGACCTGGAGGCACAGGCTGCGCTGGTGCGCGAGCAGGAGGAACAGCTCCAGGGCGAGGTCGAGGGCGCCAGTGAGCTGATGCTGGCGGCCGAGGACCGGCGTCGTGAGGCCGAGCAGGCCGCCCGCGCCGAGGAGCAGCGCCTGGTCGAGCTGGCCCGGCGTGCCGCCGACCAGCGGGAGCAGCTGGCCCGGCTGGCGGGCCGGGTCGCGGCGCAGCGCAGCACGGTGGACGCCTCGGTGGACGCGGTCGAGCGGCTCGCCGGCACGATCGGGGACGCCGAGCGGCGGGCCTCCGAGGCGGCGGCGGAGGTCGAGGCGCTGGTCACCTCGGGTGAGGTGTCGCCGGCCTCGGCGCAGGACGAGGCACAGGCCGAGGCGCTGCGGGTGGAGGCCGAGCAGGTGGCCGACCGGATCGCCGCCGACGAAGCCACCCTGGAGGCGGCACAGGCGCAGCTCACCGGCCTGAACCGGGAGCTGGAGGCGCTGCGTCACACCGAACGTGAGGCGCACGGCGAGCGCAAGGAGTGGGCAGCCCGGCGCGACACGCTGGCGCTCGGGCTCCGGCGTAAAGACGGCGCCGGGGCCGTGCTCGCGGCCGGTGACCGGGTGCCCGGCCTGATCGGTTCGCTCGCGGCGGTGCTCGCGGTCGAGCCCGGCTTCGAGACCGCCGTCGCGGCGGCCCTGGGCCCGGCGGCCGGGGCGGTCGCCGTCCGGGACCTGACCGGTGCGCTCGCGGCGCTGGATCTTCTCGCGACCGAGGACGGCGGTCAGGCCGTGCTGGTCCCGGCGCAGGGCGGCGGTGCCCTCGCCGACGCCGACCCGGCCGGCTGGCCCGCGCTGCCGCCCGGTGCCCGCTGGGTGCGCACGCTGGTGCGGGAACCGGGGGAGCTGTCCCCGGCCGTAGACCGGCTGCTGCACCGGGTCGCGGTGGTCCCCGACCTGCGGGCGGCCGCCGAGCTGATCCGGTTGTGGCCGGAGCTGTCGGTGGTCACCACCTCCGGGGAACTGGTGTCGGCCGTCAGGGTGGTCGGTGGTTCCGCCTCGGCGCCCTCGCCGATCGAGACCCAGGCCGCCGTCGAGCAGGCCGGGGAGCGGGTGGCCGCGGCCGCGGAGAAGGCGGAGACGGCGGGGGCCGCGCTGGCCGGGGGCCGGGACCGGCAGCAGACGGTGCAGCAGCAGGTGCGCGATCTCCAGGACGCGGTCAAACGGGCGCAGGGCGACCTGCGCCGGGTCGAGGGCCGGATCACCGAGCTCGAGGGACGACGCGCGCAGGCCGAGGCGAAGCTGGCGGCCGAGCGCGGCCGGCTGGCCGGTACCGCGCGGGCCGCCGAGGCCGAGGTGGAGCGGCTACGCGCCCAGCACGAGAAGGCCGGGCAGAACGAGGCCGCCGCCCGCGAGGCGCTGTTCGAGCTGGAGGCCCGGCTGGAGGCGGCGCAGGAGTCGTTCGACGCGGCCGACGACGAGGAGCCCGACACCTCCGAGCGAGACCGGCTGACCGAGGCCGCGGCCCGGGCGCGCAGCGAGGAGACCGACGCCCGGCTGGCCCTGCGCACCGCGGAGGAGCGGGCCCGGGCGGTGGCCGGCCACGCCGATCAGCTGATGCAGCGGGCCGCCGAGGAACGGGCCGCGCGGGCCCGGGCGGTGGCCCGGGAGGAGCGCCGGCAGCGGCAGATGCAGATCGCCCGCGCGGTGCTGGCCGGCGGTGAGTACATGCTGGTGCTGCTCGATGCGTCGCTGGCCGTGGCCGAGCAGGAGCGGCTGCGGCTGGAGGCCGAGCGCGACGCCCGCGACGCCGAGCTCCAGGCGATGCGCGAGACGGAGCAGCGGCTGGCCTCGGAGCAGGCCAGGCTGATCGACTCGGCACACCGCGACGAGGTGGTGCGCACCGAGCAGCGGCTGCGGATCGACGCCCTGCGCCAGCGCAGCGTCGACGAACTGGGCATGGACCCGGACGTGCTGATCGACGAGTACGGCCCGCACCAGCTGGTGCCGCCGAGCCCGCCCGCCCCCGGCGACCCGGAACCGGCCAGGGCGCCGCAGCCGGTGCCGTTCGAGCGGGCGACGCAGGAGAAGCGACTGCGCAAGGCCGAGCGGGCGCTGAACCTGCTGGGCACGGTCAACCCGCTGGCACTGGAGGAGTTCGCGGCGCTGGAGGAGCGGCACACGTTCCTGAACAAGCAGCTGGACGACCTGAAGGTGTCACGCCGGGATCTGCTCCAGATCATCGAGGACGTGGACCGGCGGGTGGAGGAGGTCTTCACCGAGGCGTTCAACGACACCGCGCGCGAGTTCGTCGGGGTGTTCCAGCGGCTGTTCCCCGGCGGCGAGGGCAAACTGATCCTCACCGATCCGTCGAACATGCTGACCACCGGGCTGGACGTGGAGGCGCGACCGCCGGGCAAGAAGGTCAAGCGCCTGTCGCTGCTGTCCGGCGGCGAGCGCTCGCTCACCGCCGTCGCTCTGCTGGTGTCCATCTTCAAGGCCCGGCCCAGCCCGTTCTACGTGATGGACGAGGTGGAGGCCGCCCTCGACGACACCAACCTGGGCCGGCTGATCCGGATCTTCGAGGAGCTGCGCGAGTCGTCGCAGCTGATCGTGATCACCCACCAGAAGCGCACGATGGAGGTCGCGGACGCGCTCTACGGCGTCACGATGCGCGGCGACGGGGTGACCACGGTGATCAGCCAGCGGCTGGCGGACGACGACGGCGAGTCCGGTCCGCGGCGTGGTGCCGGTGCCACTGCCGGTGCCGGGGGTGGTGCCGACGGTGACTCGGCGAAGGCGAGTGTTTCCGCGGAGGTGGCGCCTTCGGCGGATCGGGTGATCGACCTGGCCGCGGCGGAGGCGGCCGGGGAGACCGGGGAGTCCGGGGTGCCGGATGGGGAAGAGACGGTCTGAGGTTGCCATGATCCTCGGCTGAGGCGACCATGACATCGTGAAGGCTCCCTGATGCGTTCCGGGGGCCTTTTCGATTGCCCCGGTAAACCGCCAGGTTTCGCGCTCCGCCCTCAACGCCCGGCGCCCGGTGACAGTTCCCCTTGCGGGCTGGGACTTTTCCGGTAGTCGGCAATGTCGTTCCTGTGACTGTTCCGTACGGGTGATCATCGAAGGGATGTCTGGGGCGCGCGTGCCTGACCAGCGCCGTCATTTGAAAGACGCTGTCCGGTGGTGGTTTTCGAGGACGATTTGATAGTCATGGATTCGGTCGGGTGTCCAGCCCCTGGCGGCAAGAGTGACATGATCGAAACAATTGGCATGGCCGTTCCCATTGGGTCGAGGCGAAATACCTCGTAACGTAGACATGTGCTTGCCGCGATCGTGGGACTGCTGCTCATCCTGACCATTGCGATCGGATTTCTGTACCTGATCGCCGCACCTCAATTGCGCTCCGGTTCAAGGGTTCTCACTCCCGAAGGAAAACGGGCGGTGATGTCGACCGCCGCGGTGCCGGCCGCCGCCGGTCGCGGCACCCTGCGCGGCCTGATCGCGTCGTGGCGTGCCTCCATCGCGACGGCCCAGTGGTTCCAGCGCATCTGGCACCCGATCAGCGAGGCGATGCACGGCGCCCTCGATCGTCTGGAGGACAAGGAGGGTGCGGCCGCCCCCGGGCGTGCCGCGGCCCGGCCCACCGCCGTCGGCGCCGCCAACCTGACCGCGGCGATGGGGCGTTCCGCGCAGCCGAAGGGGCACACCCGTTCGGCCGCGTCCACCGGCGGCCGGGTGCACCCCGCGTCGGCCTGGCTCGGCAACACGGGCGAGATCCCGGTGCGCGACATCGCCCTGCCGGCCGACCCGGAGATCCCCGGCGACGGTGACCGCCCGTTCACCGAGGCCGAGGTCACCATGCCGATGCTCCCCGTCCCCGGCGCGGTGGCGGCCGGGGTGTCCACCCCGGCTGCTGCCTCCGGTGCAGCCGTCACGGCCGCGCCGCGGCAGGCCGGTGGCGCCCAGAGTGTGCGCCGGCCCTCCGCCCGGGTGGCTGGTGCGGAGGCGGATGCCGCTGGTCAGGGTGGCGAGGTCCAGAGCGGGGGAGTGCGACACACCAGCACCCCGGCCAAGCCCACCGCCAAGCCCAAGGGCCCGCGGCGCGACCGGTTCGACGTGGCGGCCATCATCGGCGGGCGTAACGCGGCTGCCCGGGCCAAGGCGGCCGAGGCGAAGGCCGCGGAGGCGAAGGCCGCCGAAGCCCGCAAGACCGGCGAGGCCGCGCCCACCCCCGAGCCCGCCGTGGCGCTCTCCGACGAGACCGTGATGATCGCCCCGGTGAAAGAACCGCCGGCCGGCACTGCTGCGAAGCCCGCTTCTGTCGCGAAGCCCGCTTCCGTCGCGAAGCCCGCAACGGCCGGTGGGCCCACGACTGCCGACAGGGCCGAGGCTGCTGGCAAGGCCGAGGCTGCTGGCAGGCCCGCGAGTGCTGCCAAGCCCGCGACGTCGTCCACCACGACTGCCGCTTCGGCCACCACCACGGGTACGGGCTCAGCGGCGGCCAGGTCCGAGGCGGCGGCCAGGCCCGGCAGCCTCACGCAGAACGAGCCGTCGGCACACACCGACGCCGCCGACGAGACCGTCATGATCGCCCCGGTGAAGGAGCCGATCGCCGCACCCGACCAGACCGTGCGCATGGCCCCGATCAAGGAGCCGGTGGCCAGGACGCCCCAGAAGTCCACCCCGCCGAAGCCGGCGACCCCGCCGCGTCCGGCGCCCGACCCGGCCGACGAGACGGTGATGATCGCCCCGGTGAAGGCGCCGGTGGCCCGGTCCACCGGGCAGGGGGCGAAGGGGCCCGAGTCTCGTCCGGCGGAGAAGCGTCCGGTCGGCGAAGGCGCGGCACAGCGGAGCGACGCCGCCGAGCGGCAGGCGGAGGCCGCCCCGCACCAGACCGAAGCGGCCGTGGACCCGGCCGATGCGACCGTCATGATCGCTCCGGTCCGCGAGCCGGTGGCCGGGGCACCCACGGGGAACCAGGCGGCTCCTGCCCAGTCCTCCCCGCAGCCGCCGGCCCCGAAGGCGAAGGCGGCGGACCAGAACCCGCCGGCCGCCGACGAGACCGTCGTGATGGCGCCGATCCGTGAGCCGATCGCCTCGTCGGGGGCGAAGAGCGCGGCCACGTCGGGTGCGGAGGCCACGAAGAAGCGTCCGGCTCCTGCTGCCGGGCCCGCGCCGGTTGCCGAGACCGAGGTCATGCGCCCGGTGGACGCTGCGGCCGCTCGGGTCGAAGAGGCCCAGGCCGAGAAGCCGAAGGCCCAGACCGAGAAGCCGAAGGCCCAGACCGACAAGCGGAAGACCCCGGCTGAGAAGGCGGTGGTCCCGGCCAAGAAGGCGGTGGCCCCGGCCGAGAAGCCGGAGACCTCGACCGAGAAGCCGGAGACCTCGACCAAGAAGCCGGAGGCGTCGGCCGAGAAGGCCGCTCCCGTGGCCGCGGCCGACGAGACCGTGGTGATGGCTCCGGTGCGTGAGCCGATCGCGTCGGCCGGTCCGAAGGGTGTTTCCACCCCGGCTGCGGAGACCGAGGTGATGCGTCCGGCGGCGACATCCGGCGTGAAGCCGGCTGCGGAGACCGAGGTCATGCGTCCGGTGGTGGCACCTGCGGACGAGACCGAGGTGATGCGTCCGGTGCCCGTGTCGGAGGTGGCACCTGCCGCCGAGACCGAGGTGATGCGTCCGGTCCCCGCGGCCGAGGTGACCCCCGCCGCCGAGACCGAGGTCATGCAGTCCGTGCGGGAGGCGGCGGCCTCCCCGGACGAGACGGTCGTGATGGCGCCGGTGCCGGACGAACCCACCCCGCAAAACCCGCAGGCCCCGCAGGCCCCGCAGACAGCGGTGCTCGACCAGATCGACCTGCCCGACGGCGACCAGCGCGGCGGCAACGGGCGGAACAAGAACAGCCGGTCCCGGGGCAAGAAGTCCAGGGGCGGCAAGGTGCGGCACGGCCGGTAACGGCGCGGCGTCCCGCTGATCCGTCCACGGCGATCCGGTGCCTCCGTCACGGCGGAGGCACCGGATCGCTGCGCTTTGCGCGTCACCTGCTGCGGAACGTCACCGATCGGAGGGTGAGCGGGTGACGCGCCGGGACAGGAGCACCCGGCGCGGGCGCACCCGGGGGAGGGCTGGCATGCTCGGGTACTGCCGACACGTCTTCGGCGTCGGGGGCCCGGCGCCGGCCTGTGCCTGAGGAGGCTCGTCCGGAGTGGACACCGTCCAGTGGATCATTCTCATCGCGATCGTCGCACTCGCGGCGCTCGGCAGCACCGTCGGGCTGCTGGCCGGCCGCGGACGGAAGCAGCCGCCGCTCCCGCCCGGCGCCGCGGACACCACGACGCTGGAGCGCCGTCCGTCCGCCACGGATGAGGGCGACGCCGAAACGTCCGGGGCCGTCGACGTCCTCGAACCGACCGCTCCGGTCGAGACCACCCCGGCCACCCCGGTGGCCGAGCCCGAGGTCACTGAGCCGGAGATCCTCGTCCCCGACCTGGAACGGCCGGAGGCCCCGCGGGGACGGCTGGTGCGACTGCGCGCCCGGCTGGCCCGCTCCAACGCCCTCGGCCGGGGCCTGCTCGAACTGCTCAGCCGCGACAAGCTCGACGCGGACACCTGGGACGAGATCGAGGAGACGCTGCTCATGGCCGACCTCGGCGTCGACCCGACGACCGAGCTGGTCG contains the following coding sequences:
- the smc gene encoding chromosome segregation protein SMC; protein product: MHLKTLTLRGFKSFASATTLRLEPGITCVVGPNGSGKSNVVDALSWVMGEQGAKSLRGGKMEDVIFAGTSGRPPLGRAEVALTIDNSDGALPIDYTEVTISRTMFRSGGSEYAINGSPCRLLDIQELLSDSGIGREMHVIVGQGQLDQVLQATPEERRGFIEEAAGVLKHRKRKEKAIRKLDAMQGNLQRLADLTTEIRRQLKPLGRQAEVARRAQVVQADLRDAKARLLADDLVTLTETIAAELADEAAVQERRSLVEGELARARARLSALELAASAASPQLSQAQNTWYQLSSLRERTRGTNSLAADRLRLLSESEPERASGRDPDDLEAQAALVREQEEQLQGEVEGASELMLAAEDRRREAEQAARAEEQRLVELARRAADQREQLARLAGRVAAQRSTVDASVDAVERLAGTIGDAERRASEAAAEVEALVTSGEVSPASAQDEAQAEALRVEAEQVADRIAADEATLEAAQAQLTGLNRELEALRHTEREAHGERKEWAARRDTLALGLRRKDGAGAVLAAGDRVPGLIGSLAAVLAVEPGFETAVAAALGPAAGAVAVRDLTGALAALDLLATEDGGQAVLVPAQGGGALADADPAGWPALPPGARWVRTLVREPGELSPAVDRLLHRVAVVPDLRAAAELIRLWPELSVVTTSGELVSAVRVVGGSASAPSPIETQAAVEQAGERVAAAAEKAETAGAALAGGRDRQQTVQQQVRDLQDAVKRAQGDLRRVEGRITELEGRRAQAEAKLAAERGRLAGTARAAEAEVERLRAQHEKAGQNEAAAREALFELEARLEAAQESFDAADDEEPDTSERDRLTEAAARARSEETDARLALRTAEERARAVAGHADQLMQRAAEERAARARAVAREERRQRQMQIARAVLAGGEYMLVLLDASLAVAEQERLRLEAERDARDAELQAMRETEQRLASEQARLIDSAHRDEVVRTEQRLRIDALRQRSVDELGMDPDVLIDEYGPHQLVPPSPPAPGDPEPARAPQPVPFERATQEKRLRKAERALNLLGTVNPLALEEFAALEERHTFLNKQLDDLKVSRRDLLQIIEDVDRRVEEVFTEAFNDTAREFVGVFQRLFPGGEGKLILTDPSNMLTTGLDVEARPPGKKVKRLSLLSGGERSLTAVALLVSIFKARPSPFYVMDEVEAALDDTNLGRLIRIFEELRESSQLIVITHQKRTMEVADALYGVTMRGDGVTTVISQRLADDDGESGPRRGAGATAGAGGGADGDSAKASVSAEVAPSADRVIDLAAAEAAGETGESGVPDGEETV